A single genomic interval of Pontibacter deserti harbors:
- a CDS encoding hemolysin family protein: MIEPNHILFLIIGLLLSAFFSGIEIAFMSANRLQIELSEKNGVLSGRILWHLLQHPSRLMGTALIGNTLALVLYGFAIAGLLHTVLSNLFPNQVQFDLLILLIQVVVASVVVLLTAEFLPRSLFVINPNRMLQVLAMPILLFYYLLYPVVFVIVALSKVVAEKIFKVEFLDQKPVFGFTDLNAYIKNRLYHPEQENAPEVDAEIFHNALDFKNVKVRECMVPRTEIEAVEVEDSVEMLRQAFIETGHSKILVYRDNIDNIIGYCHQLDMFKQPKDIADILSAVSLVPESMLASELFVRFVAEHRSVAVVLDEFGGTAGIVTVEDVIEEIFGEIEDEYDLDDTLEQVYPEQGIYVLSARLEVDYLNDKYELGLPEGDYETLGGFIFSEVGEIPSPGDVIEYPPFNIRILSMDENRINTVRLVKTSDNQAEPER, translated from the coding sequence ATGATAGAACCCAATCATATTTTATTTTTAATTATTGGTCTGCTGCTGTCTGCCTTCTTTTCAGGTATAGAGATCGCTTTTATGTCGGCTAACAGGTTGCAGATCGAGCTCAGCGAAAAGAATGGCGTGCTGTCGGGGCGTATACTCTGGCACCTGCTCCAACATCCGTCGCGGTTGATGGGCACTGCCCTGATTGGTAATACGCTGGCGCTGGTGCTGTATGGTTTTGCCATTGCGGGGTTATTACATACTGTTCTGTCTAATCTGTTCCCGAACCAGGTTCAGTTCGATCTGCTTATACTTTTAATACAAGTGGTGGTAGCCTCGGTAGTAGTGCTCTTAACAGCTGAATTTCTGCCACGCAGCCTTTTTGTTATTAACCCGAACAGGATGCTGCAGGTGCTGGCAATGCCAATCCTGTTGTTTTATTACCTGCTTTACCCGGTGGTATTTGTTATAGTTGCCCTTAGCAAGGTTGTAGCCGAAAAGATTTTTAAGGTTGAATTTCTTGATCAGAAGCCGGTTTTTGGGTTTACAGACCTTAATGCTTACATCAAAAACCGCCTGTACCACCCGGAGCAGGAAAATGCTCCCGAGGTAGATGCTGAGATATTTCATAATGCGCTGGATTTTAAGAACGTTAAAGTTCGGGAGTGCATGGTGCCTCGTACCGAGATAGAAGCTGTGGAAGTAGAAGATTCTGTTGAAATGTTGCGGCAGGCTTTTATCGAAACAGGCCATTCCAAAATACTGGTATACCGGGATAACATTGATAACATTATTGGGTATTGCCACCAGCTGGATATGTTTAAGCAGCCAAAGGACATAGCCGATATACTTTCGGCGGTAAGCTTAGTGCCTGAAAGTATGCTGGCAAGCGAGTTGTTTGTGCGGTTTGTAGCAGAACACAGAAGCGTAGCCGTAGTGCTGGATGAGTTTGGCGGAACAGCAGGTATAGTTACCGTGGAAGATGTAATAGAAGAGATTTTCGGGGAGATAGAAGATGAGTACGACCTGGATGATACGCTGGAACAGGTGTATCCTGAGCAAGGTATATATGTGCTAAGCGCCCGCCTGGAAGTAGATTACCTGAATGATAAGTATGAACTTGGCCTGCCGGAAGGCGATTATGAAACCTTGGGTGGGTTTATTTTTTCGGAAGTTGGGGAAATTCCATCTCCGGGCGATGTAATAGAATACCCGCCATTCAACATCAGGATCCTGTCGATGGATGAGAACCGGATTAATACAGTAAGGCTGGTAAAAACATCAGATAATCAGGCAGAACCGGAACGTTAA
- a CDS encoding type III pantothenate kinase codes for MQSIAVDVGNTGTKYGIFNGGALIKQGCFQGVDNIPDEITNHTFENAIVASVAADTAAYKTRLSVTGNLIELSAQTALPVLNKYKTPHTLGVDRIAAAVGANYFFPGRNCLVFDAGTAITHEFITSDGSYMGGGIAPGLRMKLKALHTFTERLPLVDQIPESFPLTGQTTNESILSGVLTGTVAELNGLIQLYSEKTPDLVVILCGGDAGFFESKLKGRIFVIPELVLIGLHRILTYNV; via the coding sequence ATGCAGAGCATCGCGGTAGACGTAGGCAACACCGGCACCAAGTATGGCATCTTTAATGGCGGCGCCTTAATAAAGCAAGGCTGTTTTCAAGGAGTGGACAACATTCCGGATGAGATAACAAACCATACTTTTGAGAATGCCATAGTTGCCAGCGTAGCCGCTGATACTGCTGCTTATAAAACAAGGCTGTCTGTAACCGGTAACTTAATAGAGTTATCGGCACAGACAGCCTTGCCTGTTTTAAACAAGTATAAAACGCCTCATACACTGGGAGTCGACAGAATTGCCGCTGCTGTGGGAGCTAACTATTTTTTTCCGGGGCGTAATTGTTTGGTGTTTGATGCCGGTACAGCTATAACCCATGAGTTTATAACCAGCGACGGAAGTTACATGGGAGGTGGAATTGCACCAGGCTTACGGATGAAATTAAAAGCGCTGCATACTTTTACAGAACGGCTTCCGTTAGTAGACCAAATTCCTGAAAGCTTTCCACTTACCGGGCAAACCACCAACGAGTCGATTTTAAGCGGTGTTTTAACAGGCACTGTAGCAGAACTAAACGGGCTTATTCAATTATATTCTGAAAAAACACCGGATTTAGTGGTTATACTTTGCGGTGGAGATGCAGGATTTTTTGAAAGTAAATTAAAAGGACGCATCTTTGTAATTCCTGAATTAGTCTTGATCGGGCTTCATAGAATTTTGACATATAATGTATAA
- a CDS encoding peptidylprolyl isomerase: MALINKIREKSGWAVGAIAIGLGIFVVGGDLLGPNSRLLGNDANEIGEIAGETIEYQEFDEIFQQMKTNYENQSGRAANEGELAMMREQAWNQLIFKIALEKEYERLGIEVSEEELADMVQGNNIHPAVKQAFTNPQTGEFDRAQVVQYLQNMDQMGPEARPMWANFEQGVISDRIRTKYNSLLSKSVYVTTAEAKNFFNAQNAVASVKVLYVPYFTISDSAVKVTDAQLQDFYNRNKELYKVEDGRNIEFVTVPVAASQEDNKSYEEEMASAAKQFATATNDSAFVNANSDVPYNGTYLTPGELPEQLRSVTLEEGKVYGPYTTPENYSLYKVLDVKDGGKSAAKASHILIKPENDTPEAKAAAKTKATDVLNQIKKGADFAQMAAQHGTDGTASVGGDLGWFQSGQMVPAFEKAVFGASSAGLLPELVETDYGYHIVKITAPKTSRSYKIAAIERAIEPSETTRDAAYAVADELSGTSGNLEEFRANVAKNKALVKQEVKEIGKNNIIAGNLSNARELVRWTYAKDTEVGDVSPVFEIDDQFVVAVLTGKREKGYAKVEDIKDELTAAVRNELKGKQIIEKIQKTKGNVDQMAAAYGPDAMVRTADDVTFAAGTIPGIGLEPVAVGKTFGLKPGGRTAPFEGNGGVIVVELANVTKAPEVKDLSGVKQQLVNMRSANTESQAFEAIKEKANITDNRVRFF, translated from the coding sequence ATGGCATTAATTAACAAGATTAGAGAGAAGTCTGGTTGGGCGGTAGGCGCCATTGCCATTGGGCTTGGCATATTTGTAGTAGGCGGCGACCTGCTTGGGCCAAACTCAAGGCTTCTTGGAAACGACGCCAACGAGATTGGTGAAATAGCTGGTGAAACAATTGAATACCAGGAGTTTGATGAGATCTTCCAGCAAATGAAGACCAATTACGAAAATCAGTCAGGTAGAGCCGCTAACGAAGGCGAACTTGCTATGATGCGCGAGCAGGCCTGGAACCAGCTGATCTTTAAAATTGCCTTAGAAAAAGAATACGAGCGTTTAGGTATAGAAGTATCGGAAGAAGAGCTGGCAGACATGGTACAGGGTAACAACATACACCCGGCCGTTAAGCAGGCTTTCACTAATCCGCAAACTGGCGAGTTCGATCGTGCACAGGTTGTTCAGTATCTGCAGAACATGGACCAGATGGGCCCTGAAGCAAGACCAATGTGGGCTAACTTTGAGCAGGGTGTAATTTCTGACCGTATCCGTACAAAGTATAACAGCCTGCTGAGCAAGTCTGTTTATGTTACTACTGCTGAAGCAAAGAACTTCTTTAATGCACAGAATGCGGTAGCTTCAGTTAAAGTATTGTATGTACCATACTTTACTATCTCTGATTCTGCAGTTAAAGTTACCGATGCACAGCTACAGGATTTCTATAACCGTAACAAAGAACTGTACAAAGTAGAAGATGGTCGTAACATTGAGTTTGTAACAGTACCGGTTGCCGCTTCTCAGGAAGATAATAAATCGTATGAGGAAGAGATGGCATCTGCGGCAAAGCAGTTTGCTACAGCTACTAACGATTCTGCCTTTGTAAATGCAAATTCAGATGTGCCATATAATGGTACTTACCTAACGCCAGGCGAGCTTCCGGAGCAATTACGTTCTGTAACACTGGAAGAAGGTAAAGTATACGGCCCATACACTACACCAGAAAACTACTCACTTTATAAAGTACTGGATGTAAAAGATGGTGGTAAGAGTGCTGCAAAAGCAAGCCACATTCTTATAAAGCCAGAAAACGATACACCTGAAGCAAAAGCTGCTGCTAAAACAAAAGCTACAGATGTATTGAACCAGATCAAAAAAGGTGCTGACTTTGCACAGATGGCTGCACAGCATGGAACAGATGGTACTGCTTCTGTTGGCGGTGATTTAGGTTGGTTCCAGTCAGGCCAGATGGTACCGGCATTCGAGAAAGCAGTATTTGGTGCTTCTTCAGCTGGTTTATTGCCTGAGCTTGTAGAAACAGATTATGGTTACCATATTGTAAAGATCACAGCTCCTAAAACAAGCCGTTCTTACAAGATCGCTGCGATTGAGCGTGCTATAGAGCCAAGCGAAACTACCCGTGATGCAGCTTATGCCGTTGCAGATGAGCTTTCTGGTACAAGCGGTAACCTGGAAGAGTTCCGTGCGAACGTAGCCAAGAATAAAGCGCTGGTGAAGCAGGAAGTAAAGGAGATTGGTAAGAACAACATTATTGCCGGTAACCTTTCTAATGCTCGTGAACTGGTACGCTGGACATATGCCAAAGACACTGAAGTTGGTGATGTATCTCCTGTTTTTGAGATTGATGACCAATTTGTGGTAGCTGTACTTACTGGCAAGCGCGAAAAAGGCTATGCTAAAGTAGAAGACATCAAAGATGAACTGACTGCAGCTGTTCGTAACGAACTGAAAGGTAAGCAGATCATTGAGAAGATACAGAAAACGAAAGGCAACGTAGACCAAATGGCTGCTGCTTATGGTCCGGATGCAATGGTTAGAACAGCCGACGATGTGACGTTTGCTGCCGGCACTATACCTGGTATCGGCCTGGAGCCTGTTGCGGTTGGTAAAACATTTGGCTTAAAGCCGGGTGGCCGTACCGCTCCTTTTGAAGGTAATGGTGGTGTAATTGTAGTAGAACTTGCTAATGTTACAAAAGCTCCGGAAGTTAAAGATCTTTCTGGTGTAAAGCAGCAGTTAGTAAATATGCGTTCTGCTAACACTGAGAGCCAAGCTTTCGAAGCTATCAAAGAGAAGGCAAACATTACAGACAACCGTGTTAGATTCTTCTAA
- the lptC gene encoding LPS export ABC transporter periplasmic protein LptC — MKIKSWIQVVLATIAIVGFSCQEELKDPDKEIKYNGPIIENKDVFTLFSDSAKLMIRMKAPVQQEFEGGDGVFPKGFDVEFFQREGAVTSTMSANYGKQDKGRELYFAQGNVVVRNLQKGEMLETEELTWDRRRRKIFTDKFVKITTPNRVVTGQGLRSDQNFENYTIQKITGVFDLEE; from the coding sequence ATGAAGATAAAAAGTTGGATACAAGTAGTGTTGGCGACCATAGCTATAGTTGGTTTTAGCTGCCAGGAAGAACTGAAAGACCCGGATAAGGAAATAAAGTATAATGGCCCTATTATAGAGAATAAGGATGTTTTTACGCTGTTCAGTGACTCTGCCAAGCTTATGATCCGGATGAAAGCGCCCGTGCAGCAGGAGTTTGAAGGCGGTGATGGTGTTTTTCCGAAAGGCTTTGATGTAGAATTCTTTCAGAGGGAGGGAGCAGTAACGTCTACTATGAGTGCCAACTATGGTAAACAGGATAAAGGCCGTGAGCTATACTTTGCTCAAGGTAATGTTGTGGTGCGTAACCTGCAGAAGGGGGAGATGTTAGAAACCGAAGAACTTACCTGGGACAGGCGCCGCCGAAAGATCTTTACAGACAAGTTTGTAAAGATCACAACACCAAACAGAGTAGTAACCGGCCAGGGTCTTCGGTCAGATCAGAATTTCGAGAACTATACTATACAAAAGATCACAGGTGTGTTTGACCTGGAAGAGTAA
- a CDS encoding OmpP1/FadL family transporter → MYKTLRALVCAAVLCFSYGAQAQNIANTPYSRYGLGEYNYNTGNIRNAGMANAGISAANSYQINTANPALLYYNNTTAFEIGITGELKKLESATQSQTDGNANLAALSLSVPVSKRWTSALSLRPYTNVQYEVVSTSELTPTADLTKRFKGEGGITELYFGHGIRITSGLTIGASASYLFGNILSEESTSITDPDLSGLENQEVVYSEKTKYNDLLFRAGANYRHQFSDKLFISGGAVYSFKATLDAERSASNERRTNTGSVIDNNLYADSANSSVDIPSSFSAGISVDNGSNLTFAADLYTQKWSGFRNFNGEQELVDSYRASVGAEYTPDPNSVGNYFERVTYRAGLYYGNSPYEVNNEQIKDKGFTVGATMPLGRSTVYDLYQLNTSLGYGSRGTTDNGLIKENYLQFNIGVTINSRWFIKRRLE, encoded by the coding sequence ATGTATAAAACACTTCGCGCCCTGGTTTGCGCTGCCGTACTTTGTTTTTCGTATGGTGCACAAGCACAGAACATTGCCAATACACCTTATTCCCGCTATGGTTTAGGCGAATATAACTATAACACGGGTAACATCCGGAATGCCGGTATGGCCAATGCGGGTATAAGCGCTGCTAACAGCTATCAGATAAATACAGCCAACCCTGCGTTACTTTATTACAACAACACAACCGCTTTTGAGATTGGCATAACAGGTGAGCTGAAGAAACTGGAAAGTGCAACACAATCGCAGACAGATGGTAATGCAAATCTGGCAGCACTATCGCTTTCAGTTCCTGTTTCAAAACGCTGGACATCGGCTTTAAGCCTGCGGCCATATACAAACGTGCAGTACGAAGTTGTTTCTACATCTGAACTGACACCAACTGCAGATCTTACTAAAAGATTTAAAGGTGAAGGCGGGATCACAGAGCTATACTTTGGACACGGTATTAGAATAACATCAGGCTTAACTATAGGAGCAAGTGCCTCTTACCTGTTTGGAAATATCTTATCTGAAGAATCCACTTCCATAACTGATCCGGATCTGTCGGGTTTAGAGAATCAGGAAGTAGTATATAGCGAGAAAACAAAGTATAACGACTTGTTATTTAGAGCAGGCGCTAACTACCGCCATCAGTTTAGCGATAAACTTTTTATAAGCGGAGGTGCCGTTTATAGTTTCAAAGCGACATTAGATGCAGAGCGTAGCGCATCAAATGAGCGCCGCACAAATACCGGTTCTGTGATAGATAATAACCTGTATGCCGACAGCGCTAATAGTTCAGTAGATATCCCATCAAGCTTTAGTGCAGGTATAAGTGTAGATAACGGTTCTAACTTAACATTTGCTGCTGATCTTTATACGCAGAAGTGGTCAGGCTTCAGAAACTTTAATGGCGAGCAGGAACTGGTAGATAGCTACCGTGCCAGTGTAGGTGCTGAGTATACGCCGGATCCGAATTCAGTAGGAAATTATTTTGAGCGTGTAACGTACCGTGCAGGTTTATACTATGGCAATTCGCCTTACGAGGTTAATAACGAGCAGATAAAAGACAAAGGCTTTACAGTTGGCGCAACTATGCCATTAGGCCGCTCCACTGTTTATGATCTTTACCAGCTTAACACATCGCTTGGGTATGGCTCACGTGGCACTACCGACAACGGTTTGATAAAAGAAAATTACCTCCAGTTTAACATTGGCGTAACTATAAACAGCCGCTGGTTCATCAAACGCAGACTAGAATAA